The following are encoded together in the Malaya genurostris strain Urasoe2022 chromosome 3, Malgen_1.1, whole genome shotgun sequence genome:
- the LOC131437953 gene encoding prostaglandin E synthase 2, translating to MASYRLRPFFQTFERFTIRRTFTPGDMRLTVVRRFAGSNPERNTKGTFRLAMKGVAVGALIGTGWSGYNYFVGKPADHMIHEKTAPTYLDRLPDVKITRRVQNPQDDSGLELVLFQFQTCPFCCKVRSFLDYSGLSYSVVEVDAVLRQGIKWSNSKKVPTMLVKTKTGNYVQLTDSSMIVSILSTYLKDKSQDVGELAKFYPSITYINDAGLKTSDIMNKYFLMLQDAEFHPINGPQEEERKWRSWADDHLVHLISPNVYRNKEEALETFEWFSDVGEWDSIFPKWERDLMVYVGAFAMWAISKRLKKRHHLSEDVRSHIYDACDKWIAAVEQKKTPFLGGKTPNLADLAVFGVLNSMEGCQAFKDCLENTKIGGWFYAVRKEVMSNRGQVV from the exons ATGGCATCGTATCGCTTGAGACCTTTCTTTCAGACGTTTGAACGTTTTACGATCAGACGTACATTTACGCCAGGCGATATGCGGCTCACAGTGGTTCGTCGGTTTGCTGGTTCAAATCCTGAACGGAACACCAAAGGAACATTTCGACTTGCAATGAAGGGAGTTGCGGTGGGTGCTCTAATTGGTACTGGTTGGTCCGGTTATAACTACTTTGTTGGAAAACCTGCTGATCATATGATACATGAAAAAACTGCACCAACCTATTTAGATAGGCTTCCGGACGTCAAAATTACGAGAAGGGTGCAAAATCCTCAAGATGATTCTGGACTAGAGTTGGtattatttcaatttcagaCATGTCCATTTTGTTGCAAG GTAAGATCGTTCTTAGACTATAGTGGTCTTTCCTATTCAGTTGTGGAAGTGGATGCAGTTCTCAGGCAAGGGATAAAATGGTCTAATTCGAAAAAGGTTCCAACTATGCTAGTGAAAACCAAAACTGGCAATTACGTTCAACTAACGGATTCAAGCATGATCGTGTCAATATTGTCGACATATTTGAAGGACAAAAGTCAGGATGTTGGAGAACTGGCCAAATTTTATCCTTCTATCACATACATAAACGACGCTGGTCTTAAAACAAGCGACATCATGAACAAGTATTTCCTCATGTTACAGGACGCAGAATTTCATCCTATCAATGGCCCACAAGA AGAGGAACGAAAGTGGCGATCCTGGGCGGATGATCATTTAGTGCACTTAATTTCACCCAATGTGTATCGGAACAAGGAAGAGGCCCTGGAAACGTTTGAATGGTTTTCGGATGTTGGTGAATGGGACAGCATTTTTCCAAAGTGGGAACGAGATTTAATGGTGTACGTCGGCGCATTCGCCATGTGGGCTATTAGTAAAAGACTTAAAAAACGCCATCACCTATCGGAAGATGTTCGATCACATATTTATGATGCATGCGATAAATGGATTGCTGCGGTGGAGCAAAAGAAAACGCCATTTCTTGGAGGCAAAACTCCTAATTTAGCAGATCTGGCAGTGTTTGGCGTTCTAAATAGCATGGAAGGATGCCAGGCGTTTAAGGATTGCCTGGAGAATACCAAAATCGGTGGTTGGTTCTATGCGGTAAGGAAAGAAGTTATGAGTAATCGAGGACAAGTTGTGTGA
- the LOC131437018 gene encoding mediator of RNA polymerase II transcription subunit 6, which translates to MMPARLGLPILHENPLWISWHDSNWIPILNPANVLDYFSEKSNPFYDRTCNNEIVRMQRQSIDMLSNMSGVEYILLHVQDPILYVIRKQHRHNPTDATPLADYYIIAGTVYQAPDLASVYNSRIHSSVHHLQSAFEEASSFSRYHPSKGYSWDFSVNKAIAEKNKNEKSKTAPDKEEPSSLFQRQRVDMLLGDLLRKFPLPLPQLQNQSHPNQHAVANANDNMDNAMENGSEVSNIKQERMDHVSNKRKDSPNMLVKEETRNDMKPPPEKKSKNRINETEVRQNTE; encoded by the coding sequence ATGATGCCTGCAAGATTAGGACTACCAATATTGCACGAAAATCCTCTATGGATTTCATGGCATGATTCCAACTGGATTCCAATTCTCAATCCGGCCAATGTacttgattatttttcggaaaaatCAAACCCATTTTATGATCGCACTTGTAACAATGAAATAGTTCGTATGCAACGTCAAAGCATAGATATGTTGAGCAATATGTCTGGCGTTGAATATATTTTGCTACACGTCCAGGATCCTATTTTATACGTAATTCGCAAGCAACATAGACATAATCCAACAGATGCAACACCATTGGCGGACTATTATATCATTGCGGGTACCGTATATCAAGCACCGGATTTGGCCAGTGTATATAATTCAAGGATACATTCATCGGTGCATCACCTCCAGAGTGCTTTTGAAGAAGCTAGCTCTTTTTCGCGATATCATCCAAGTAAAGGATATTCATGGGATTTCTCTGTCAACAAAGCAATTGcagagaaaaataaaaacgaaaaaagcaaAACTGCTCCTGACAAGGAAGAACCAAGTTCGCTTTTTCAACGGCAACGCGTCGATATGCTTTTGGGAGATCTGCTGAGAAAATTTCCCCTTCCTCTGCCACAACTTCAAAATCAGAGCCATCCCAACCAGCACGCGGTGGCCAATGCAAACGATAACATGGATAATGCAATGGAAAATGGATCAGAAGTTTCAAACATTAAACAAGAACGCATGGATCATGTTTCCaacaaacgtaaagatagtcctAACATGTTGGTCAAAGAGGAAACTAGAAATGATATGAAACCTCCACCTGAAAAAAAGAGCAAGAATAGAATTAATGAAACAGAAGTACGACAAAACACAGAATAG
- the LOC131436652 gene encoding endothelial differentiation-related factor 1 homolog isoform X2, translating into MSESDWDTVIVLRKKAPKASTMKTESAVNLARRQGIPVETNQKYNAGTNKQHVATKNTAKLDRENEELKHKTVSHDISKLIMQGRQAKGLSQKDLATKICEKPQIVNDYEAGRGIPNHMILGKIERVIGIKLRGKDIGTPLAPPVGN; encoded by the exons ATGTCTGAAAGCGACTGGGATACTGTGATTGTTTTGCGCAAAAAGGCCCCTAAGGCTTCCACGATGAAGACTGAATCGGCAGTGAATTTAGCTCGTCGTCAAGGTATTCCGGTAGAGACCAACCAAAAAT ATAATGCCGGCACAAATAAGCAGCACGTTGCAACTAAAAACACCGCCAAGTTAGACCGGGAGAACGAAGAACTAAAGCATAAAACAGTTTCCCACGACATTTCCAAGCTAATCATGCAGGGTCGCCAGGCCAAAGGACTTAGTCAGAAAGATCTGGCCACG aaaatctgcgaGAAACCTCAAATCGTCAATGACTATGAGGCCGGTCGTGGTATTCCAAACCACATGATTCTGGGCAAAATTGAACGGGTGATTGGAATAAAATTGCGCGGCAAGGATATCGGCACCCCACTGGCGCCTCCCG TGGGCAACTGA
- the LOC131436652 gene encoding endothelial differentiation-related factor 1 homolog isoform X1 has protein sequence MSESDWDTVIVLRKKAPKASTMKTESAVNLARRQGIPVETNQKYNAGTNKQHVATKNTAKLDRENEELKHKTVSHDISKLIMQGRQAKGLSQKDLATKICEKPQIVNDYEAGRGIPNHMILGKIERVIGIKLRGKDIGTPLAPPGKK, from the exons ATGTCTGAAAGCGACTGGGATACTGTGATTGTTTTGCGCAAAAAGGCCCCTAAGGCTTCCACGATGAAGACTGAATCGGCAGTGAATTTAGCTCGTCGTCAAGGTATTCCGGTAGAGACCAACCAAAAAT ATAATGCCGGCACAAATAAGCAGCACGTTGCAACTAAAAACACCGCCAAGTTAGACCGGGAGAACGAAGAACTAAAGCATAAAACAGTTTCCCACGACATTTCCAAGCTAATCATGCAGGGTCGCCAGGCCAAAGGACTTAGTCAGAAAGATCTGGCCACG aaaatctgcgaGAAACCTCAAATCGTCAATGACTATGAGGCCGGTCGTGGTATTCCAAACCACATGATTCTGGGCAAAATTGAACGGGTGATTGGAATAAAATTGCGCGGCAAGGATATCGGCACCCCACTGGCGCCTCCCGGTAAGAAGTGA
- the LOC131437019 gene encoding proteasome subunit beta type-1, protein MLGLEYFPEYEVPGVRQVQFYPYESNGGSVVAIAGDDFAVIGADTRLSSGYSIHTRTQNKLFRLSGGTVLASTGCWCDTLALTSLVKVRMQMYKDQHQKNMSTPAVAQMLSILMYNRRFFPYYVSNVLAGLDEDGKGVVYSYDPIGHCEKTTYRAGGSAGPLLQPVLDNQIGLKNMVDVQPTPVQLEKAVSIIKDTFISATERDIYTGDSVVINIITKNGIKEEIVQLRKD, encoded by the exons ATGCTCGGTTTGGAATATTTTCCTGAATATGAAGTTCCTGGAGTGCGCCAGGTTCAATTTTATCCATATGAGTCGAATGGAGG GAGTGTCGTCGCTATCGCCGGAGACGATTTTGCCGTAATCGGTGCTGACACTCGTTTGAGCTCTGGTTATTCTATTCATACGAGAACGCAGAACAAGCTATTCCGGCTGTCGGGTGGAACAGTACTTGCTTCAACCGGGTGTTGGTGTGATACCTTAGCCCTGACCAGCTTGGTCAAAGTGCGTATGCAGATGTACAAAGATCAGCACCAGAAAAACATGTCTACACCGGCGGTGGCCCAAATGCTATCAATTCTTATGTACAATCGACGATTTTTCCCGTATTACGTGTCAAACGTTCTAGCCGGACTGGATGAGGATGGGAAAGGTGTAGTTTATAGCTACGACCCCATTGGGCATTGTGAAAAAACAACCTATCGAGCTGGAGGATCGGCTGGACCACTACTACAGCCAGTGCTTGATAATCAGATTGGGCTCAAAAACATGGTTGATGTGCAACCGACACCCGTTCAGCTTGAAAAAGCTGTTTCAATTATAAAGGATACATTTATTTCGGCAACCGAAAGGGATATCTATACCGGGGATTCGGTTGTTATAAATATTATTACAAAGAACGGCATCAAAGAAGAGATAGTTCAGTTACGAAAAGATTAA